The proteins below come from a single Psychrobacter sp. FDAARGOS_221 genomic window:
- a CDS encoding DUF2269 family protein, with the protein MSLYLLIKTLHILSATLIMGTGLGTAFYLFVANRSDSVPAQAVVSKWVCKADWWFTTPAVIFQPLSGLWMAHYLGMPFSATWIWMSLALFVFAGIFWLPVVFWQIQMRDMAQHTQQRGSNKLPAKYWRLARRWEMAGYPAFSAVVIIFFLMVIKPM; encoded by the coding sequence ATGAGCCTATATCTATTGATTAAGACCTTACATATCTTATCAGCCACATTAATTATGGGTACAGGATTGGGTACTGCTTTTTATCTATTCGTGGCCAATCGCAGTGACAGTGTGCCCGCGCAAGCAGTGGTTAGTAAATGGGTTTGTAAAGCAGATTGGTGGTTTACAACGCCAGCGGTCATTTTTCAACCGTTATCAGGGCTGTGGATGGCGCATTATTTAGGTATGCCATTTAGCGCGACTTGGATCTGGATGTCATTGGCCTTATTTGTTTTTGCTGGCATTTTTTGGTTACCAGTGGTGTTCTGGCAGATACAAATGCGCGATATGGCGCAGCATACTCAGCAACGAGGCTCAAATAAGCTACCGGCTAAATATTGGCGATTGGCAAGACGTTGGGAGATGGCAGGATATCCGGCATTTAGTGCAGTGGTAATTATATTCTTCTTGATGGTCATTAAACCTATGTAA